ATCATAATAAGCATGGAAGGAATTAAAAGATTCTCATCATAAAACTGACCTTGACATTTTCATCTTTCATCACAAATCAGCTCATTAGGGGAAACGTAAGTGAACTTTTGACATAAAGTATTCTATAAGTAACACAATTTAAATGACTCTAAGTGCTCAGGAAAGTATCTGAGTAAATACAAATAGTTAAATCTCGGCCATTTTGACTGATATGTGGTGTGAGATGCAACCCACAAGTATGGGATGCAGTCACATCTTGACGAAATTTTCTGTCCGTGCTCTTTAGAAGCAGAGTTCTGATCGACGAATGGTTCAAACCATAGCCCACAGGTATGAGGTGTTACATCTTTAGGCTGATGTAAATCATTGCACATGTGATATTTTTACCTAAACATCTCCCAGCAAAGCCAATTGATCTGCCCCAACATTTTTGGACATTGCAGACTACTGCAGTGCCTAGGAATCTTATGGCTTAAGTAACTCACATTCATTAGTCCTATGTGACTCCGAGAAAAGAATTTCTCTGCTGACTGAGCTTGATGAAGTTTTTGGCACCTCAATAGTAAAAATCTGTTTTCCATGTATTCCATAGTACTTAGCTCAACATCATagatttatgtttttcccaGCCGAGTTAATATTGTCAGGTGACCACACATCGTCATTGTTTATCAGCCTTAAGAATTGTGATTAATGCTCCTACTGCATGGCGCATGCTTTGTGCAGGTGATTGACTACAAAACTCAGCAAAACAGGCTCTTCCCCTTGTTGGCTTCGGCATATGCCTTCAGATTTGTTGGTGAGTGGCTGAAATGGTTGTACACTGATGTTACCCAAAGACTTGCAGCAAATGATTTCTCAACATTGCCCGAGGCACATGCATGTACCGCAGGATTGAAGTCTTTGACCACCAGTGCCACTGCTGTAAGTGCTGACAACAACTTTGATTGTTCACCGACCTTTACTTTCTTGCCCTTTTACAACTAGTCATGGATGCTGTCATCCTTGTCTCGGGATTTTGGGTTATCATTCTAAGTTTTTTACATGAGTCATCCATATACCGAACAACATAGATGTCAATTTCTGTAAAAAGACAAATTTTATAATATGCATGCGGAAAGCCTAATCAGAAAAATATATGGCTGGCCACATCATTAAGTTTTGCTTGTCTTGGAGTTTTTGTTCTTACAACTTGTCCCGTTTGGCAGGTTAAGGTTCTGCTATGATTGATTTGTCTGCTAAAATGTAGTCTCCTAAATAATCTTCATTTGTATTAGGATAAGAGATTAGCAATTAGGTTTTCTGCAATACTGTCTTGTACTGCTTTTAAATAGTCAAATTTCTTGTCTGACAAAAGAGTTTAATTTGGACCTGCTCCTCTTTAGCTTCAAGAAAGAACTATTACGTTATAAAATGGAGGAAAAACATTCTCTAAGTGCTGATTTGTATCCAATATCATACCATTTAACATAACATGCTTCTTGTGTGATTGTATGTCATTCCAGGATGGAATTGAAGAATGCCGAAAGTTATGTGGAGGTCATGGTTATCTTTGTAGCAGTGGGCTTCCAGAATTATTTGCCGTTTATGTCCCTGCCTGTACTTACGAAGGAGATAATGTCGTGCTACAGCTACAGGTAAACTAAATTTTGTATGGAGTTTGACATACCAGTTCTCAGTTTTTCTTAGCCTTCCACTCATCCAAAGGGAAAGATCAAAATTTTGCTAGTTtccattttattcaaaaaatttgaagtttttatAAAGTGATGGTGTGGAGTTAGAGATTCCTTTAGGTCACCTGGTTCCATTGCGGTCATTTAAGCCTGTCAATCATATTTACCTTTTCGGGTGCAGTACcatcaaaatgaacaaataaataaaaacataaatccTTTAAGCTTGTACTTCTTCCCTCACTTATCACGATCTTTCAGAAGTTATAGATGTTCTATAATTAAGTCAATCAGTGTGTGGAACTAGAAATTGTGCAGACGCTGAACCAAGGTACATTTTGTCACTTTTAAGTACTGAGATCATTTTTGTTATAGAGGAGACTAAGGTGTTGATTTTCTTAAAATCAATGGACAAATTTAAATGTTTATAGAATTGGTGGTTGAGCAACGTTTCCTATACGGTAAATTTTGTGAGATTGCATGTGGCTTCACAATGGTGATTCTGTTGCGGGTTTTTGTCTATTTCTCCAAAAAGCAAGTGAAGTGCAATAGATGCTTATCTATTTTATGAAGTCTTAATGCATAGTGTTCTAATCctagtattatattttagaCCCCGTTCTCCACTATGAACCATGCATTGTTTCATGTAGGTTGCAAGGTTTCTTATGAAGACCGTTTCACAACTGGGCACTGGAAAGAAGCCAGTAGGTACCGTATCTTATATGGGAAGAATTGAACACTTGATGCAATGTCGTTCTGATGTGAAACAAGGTAAAGTCCTTGGATCCTTGCAGCTGATCTTTCATTGTCATAGTTACAATTCGTTCTGAAAGAACTTATTGTAGTAGCAGTTGCGTTAGGAAAAGGATCCGCTTGTGATATTAGTTTGTGTAATTTCCTCGCTTTTACTTGCTTAATGTCAACCATGTGAGAAGGCCTGTTGTTTCACCCATCAAATATCCTCCTGTGTTTTCTGACCTACACAAAGTTAGTTGCTGATTGTGGTTTTCCCATCTCCTGCAGCCGAGGACTGGCTGAAACCTAGTGCAGTATTGGAAGCATTTGAAGCAAGGTCTGCCAGGATGTCTGTTGCCTGTGCTAAGAATCTTAGcaagtttgagaatcaagaagaaggtactagtTTCTGCTGCTTTCTTTTTCACttctgtattttttttattaccaTCTACGTTAACATTTCTTCGTGAAGTTTCAGATGCAAATGTTTAATTTAACGATCACTCTGTGTATTTTTCTCGCAaccaaattcaatttctaattTTCTTGCATTGTCCTCCTTTTTTTAGGTTTTGCAGAACTAGCAGCTGATTTAGTTGAAGCAGCAGTTGCTCATTGTCAATTAATTGTGGTCTCCAAGTAAGTTTTTTTTACTGCAATCTCTTCTTAGTGAAATGCCAAACAGTGTCATGACCCTGCGAACacaaaatcataattcataagttattataaatatgaACTGTCCAAATAGAAAGATCACATTATTTACTGTATTGACTATTCATTCTTCAGCTGTATTTGGTTTAAATGATCAAAATGTATTCACTCCGTCTTGCTGAAAATGGTGAATTTGTTGATAAGAGTTTTTATGTGTCTTGTAATGCATGAATTGTATCTCATGAAGGTCTATCGAAATTTGATTGATAAGGTTGTGGAATTTAGACCTTTGTTTACTATTACCTCTTTTATCTCATGAAGGTTTATCGAGAAATTGCAACAAAACATTCCTGGTAGAGGGATTAAGCAACAGCTGGAGGTGCTTTGTGGCATCTATTCGCTCTTCCTTCTTCACAAACATCAAGGAGATTTTCTCGGGACAGGCTACATCACCTCAAAGCAGGGGTCGCTTGCTAACGACCAGCTCAGAGCCTTGTATTCCCAGGTTCGTCTCGTTAAACTTATACTGTCATTCCTGTATTTCTAGGGTGGAATTGTTTTCACTGATCCAGTTCCTGTTTAATATCAGCTTCGTCCAAATGCTATATCGCTGGTTGATGCATTTAACTATACCGATCACTACCTTGATTCAATTCTTGGACGTTATGATGGAAACGTGTATCCAAAACTGTATGAGGCTGCATGGAAGGATCCTCTCAACAAATCAGACATAGCAGATGGCTTCCACGAATATATTAGGCCACTACTCAAGCAGCAACTACGAACTGCTAAGCTGTGAAGCGCAAGAACTGCAGCAAATACACACAGTAGAACTGTTGTGTTCTGTGCTGTGTCAATAAACTAGAATTTGAAATAGCAACATCCTTTATGGACTATAAAGTGGTGACtgaatattttgttgatttgaatAAGATTATTGAACTTTTGAAAGGAAACTGCAATGTATGCTTTAGCTTTTTTTCATCCCAGAATTATGAATACGAATAGATTAATTTTTTGCCTCACGTGAGTTCCCTGGTATTTGGAgccttttatttttaacaagtaTCCTGTATAATCTGTCtgatttataatttactttcaCACAGTCTATCATGCAATCTATGACAAAAAGGTTTTATGCTTACTAGTACTTATGAATTATTGCCTATAGCTTACACATAAATAGTCATAACATTTTgtgttttatgaaaaattatttcacCTTTTTAGTTCCTTTAATTATAGCTTTCTTATCTgtttatttcctttcttttaatCATCTTTTGGATAAAGAACAAACACCAGTGAAAACGAAAGTTGATTctaataaagatttttttttttctggtatTCAGTGAGATGTATAATGTTAATTATGCTTaataataagaattttttttaatttttaaaaacaaattaataataaaataacatgaAATTTGGAGGGTTAGAAGTTAGAATAGTACTTTTCACTAGTTATTGTTGTGGAGAttacttttgaatcttgtgtttTTCAAAATGCTCTTTAGTCCTATGGtaaaaagttttgaaattaaagagattgcaaaaaaaggaaattttttttggaatgaactaaaaaggaaagtaagatgTCCTAGATCATGGTTTGTATTTGGTTAGAACGTCAGCTTTAGTCCAAACATTATATTTAGTTCATTAAATTCAGAACTCAGTTATTTAACATAGATATATATCACTATCCTATATTTCTCCTAGCTCGGCCTCTGTCTACAAGCACATAGTAAAATAGCGCTTGTGTAATGAGTCTCTGCATATTGATGTATTTTAATTTGCTAGTTGTTGGTGTGGCCTTGTCTAACAAGTAACTTCAATGTTCACTCAGCTAGATTACTACCTTTATAATGTTAAATGTTTAattgaagaattaaaaaaatgtatgtaAGAATGCTGGTATAACCACATACTTTAACTACTCAATCTTGGTACTACTAGTCCATAATGATCAGAGTCGAAACATGAGCCTATTAGTGAAGCAAATTCAATGAAGCAACAACTGGATCCGTATCTAGCTATACATAGCACACATGAAAATGTCTAAAGCCCTTCTCCTTTTTGTTATAACTATCCAAGATTGGATTTTGTATTCTGTTTCATccttgagagagagagagagatggaGGGTATAGATTACTTGGCTGAAGAGAGGAAGAAAGCTGAGTTCAATGTTGATGAGATGAAAATTGTTTGGGCTGGTTCTCGCCGTGCTTTTGAAGTTTCAGATTATATCTCCAAGCTTGTTGCTGATGATCCtgtaattccttttttttctcccCATTTTATAAACTTATGTTTTGACCCCTTTTTGTTGGATAATTTTTGTGTATGGCTGTCAGTGACATTTCTGAATAACGGttctcttgagctgagggtctatcagaaacaacctctctacctccacaaaggtaggggtaaggtctgcgtacactccaGTCTCCACTAACCCCACTTGTGGGGtcacactgggtatgttgttgttgttgttgctgttaGTGACATGATCAGGATTTGTCTTTTATCTTTATCGAGTGTCATCGTGGGATACAGGGCTTCAGTAAGGAGGAAAGGACCATGCTTCCCAGGAAAGAACTATTTAAGAACACTCTAAGGAAGTCAGCATACTCATGGAAACACATCATTGATCATCAGCTTTCTGGTATGActtcattttagtttttaatatttttttcaaatgtattCTGCCAAAGAAGAGGCATCTAACTGAAGTTTGTCACTGTTTGCTAATTAAATTGAATTGTCATTTCtgcagaagaagaagcagaaagGTTAAGATATTTTGTGGATGAGCCTGCTTTTATTGATTCTCATTTGGTAGTAACTTCTTGTTTGACTACTATTTTTACATATGCCAATTTTGAAGTTGTTGTTCTAGTCTTTTCCCTTCGCGTTTCATTTGCTTCAGGCCCTAGGATTGTTGCTCATCTGGCACTGTTTTTCTTCGTTAGGGAGTGTTTATACCCGCTATAAAAGGACAGGGCACAAAGGAACAACTAAAAAAGTGGTTGCCGTTGGCATACAAGATGCAAATTATTGGCTGCTATGCTCAAACTGAACTTGGACATGGGTCCAATGTGCAAGGCCTTGAAACCACTGCCACATTCGATCCCCGAACAGATGAATTTGTCATTCATAGTCCAACACTGACATCAAGCAAGGTGAAAATTGTCCAACACTTGCTATATAATACATTGTTATGCAAGTTATGTATTGTCCTATATGACATCTTTGGCCTGCTTCTAGTTGCTTTTCTGTTCAATGTGCTATTCTGAAATGGCTTACAACATGcttttttattaagaataagtGAATTTCACTGATCATTGTTACGATGTCAATAGTGGTGGCCTGGTGGATTGGGTAAAGTCTCTACCCATGCGATTGTATATGCTCGTCTTATAACAGATGGTAAAGATCATGGGATTAACGGTAAGTCAATGATTCTCAGGTCACAAAACAGTGATGCATGTCAAACTTTCAGGAACTATGCACTCACATTTTATTGACTATTCATATTTCAGGTTTTATTGTCCAACTACGGAGCTTGGAGGATCACAAACCTCTTCCAGGCATTACTGTCGGAGATATTGGAACAAAATTTGGAAACGGGGCATACAATACCATGGATAATGGAGTACTAAGATTTGATCACGTGCGTATTCCAAGAGATCAAATGCTGATGAGGTTTGTGCTTTTCCTTTTTCTGGAATTCACGTTTCAGCTTCTCATGATTAACACAATGGGGTATTATATTTGACCCTAAAATTTCAGGGTTGCGCAAGTTACCAAGGACGGAAAATATGTCCAATCTGATGTTCCTCGACAACTTCTCTATGTGTCCATGGTATATACTCCTCAAGCACTTGTAACATATGCTTCTGGTGCTTTGTCTCGGGCAGTGTGTATTGCAACGACATATAGTGCTGTTCGTAGACAATTTGGTTCTCAAAATGGTGGACAAGAAATTCAGGTAATTTGGTTCTGATCTTTTGTTCCTGCATTACATTTATAGCATACTCATATTGGAcaatttatgtttttcccaGTCAAGTAATAGTGTCTGGTGACTGCACTTAACCATCGAGTTGTGGATTAATGCTCTTACTTACACGAGTTTATGCAGGTGATTAACTACAAAACTCAGCAAAGCAGGCTCTTCCCCCTGTTAGCTTCTGCATATGCCTTCAGATTTGTTGGTGAGTGGCTGAAATGGTCTTACACTGATGTAACTCAAAGATTGCAAGCAAATGATTTCTCAACGTTGCCTGAGTTGCACGCGACTACAGCAGGAATAAAGTCTTTGACAACCACTGCCACTGCTGTGAGTAGTGACAATTTAATTCTCTGACTATTGATTTGAATACAATAGCGCGCCATCTAACATAACTAGTGTCTTGCCtgaatacaatttttattcCAGGATGGAATTGAAGAATGCCGGAAGTTGTGTGGAGGTCATGGTTATCTTTGTAGCAGTGGACTTCCAGAATTATATGCTGTTTATGTCCCTGCCTGTACATTTGAAGGAGATAACGTCGTGCTACTACTTCAGGTAAAAACTAATTTTCATGTGAAGTTTGACATATATACGCGTTTCCAAGTGCTTTCTTAGATCTAACACTCCACTATGAACCATGTTGTGTTTCATGTAGGTTGCAAGGTTTCTTATGAAAACTGTTTCACAGCTGAGCTCCGGAAAGAAGCCAATGGGTACCATAGCTTATATGGGGAAAAGTGAACACTTCATGCAATGCCATTCTGATGTGGAACAAGGTAAATCCTTTAACTTGCATAACATCAACTGCATAAAAGTAAATCACTAGTTGTGGTTGTTTTCCATCTCCGGCAGCCAAGGACTGGCTAAAACCTAGTGCAATATTGGAAGCATTTGAAGCAAGGGCTGCCAGGATGTCTATTGCTTGTGCTCAGAATCTTAGCAAGTTTGAGAATCCAGAAGAAGGTATACTCACTTTTAAGTCTTCTTCAATGTAAAAGTTTGATTATCGATCGAGTATAGGTTAAAGAACGTCCTTGCTTTACCCTCCTTTCACTAGGCTTTCAAGAACTTGCACCTGATTTAGTTGAAGCTGCACTTGCTCATTCTCAGTTGATTGTTGTCTCCAAGTAAGCTTCGCGATATTGGGAAATTGATCACCtggatatatatatgttgagaACTTTGTTATTTCTTACATGTCTTTCATCTCATTGAAGGTTTATCGAAAAGTTGCAACAAGACATTCCAGGGGAAGGCGTTAAGCAACAGCTGGAGGTGCTTTGTAGCATCTATGCACTCTTCCTACTTCACAAACATCACGGAGATTTCCTCGCGACTGGCTACATCACCTCAAAGCAGGGGTTATTTGCTAATGAGCAGCTCAGGGCCTTGTATACTCAGGTTCGTCTCGTTGAATTTGTCATCTGTCATTCCTGTTTAATTTGTTGTGGtggattattttttgtattgatGTATATATTACTCTTTAATATGATCAGGTTCGTCCTAATGCTGTATCGTTGGCTGATGCATTTAACCATACTGATCATTTCCTTGGTTCAATTCTTGGACGTTATGATGGAAATGTGTACCCAAAACTGTATGAGGCTGCGTGGAAGGATCCTCTCAACGAATCAGATGTACCCGATGGCTTCGATGAATATATCAGGCCACTACTCAAGCAGCAACTGCAGACTGCTAGATTATGGAAAATAAACTTGAGTTACAAACTTATTTGAATAAGATTATGGAACTCCTGAAAGTGAGCTGTAAGGTGTTAAATATTACTTCctctgttcacttttacttgtctactttGAATTTTGCACGATCCTTAACATAATGATAATGATTGATATGAGTATTTTACCACAataatcatattaattaatattgtcTTAAATCTTgagaaatgatttgaaaaataagtagttaacgtacattaaggataaaacataaaaaaaattatgttatcttAGTGGACCAATAAAACGAATGGAATGAGTAGGTAGTACTCTAACAAAAAGGAGGAGCATTAAGAAGTTGTGTTGATCATAGAGTAAGGTGGGATGGGATATCcataaatttataccttcaatcaaataaaaatatcaattttttatatccaaaacttaataatgaatatattattttattccatttgcTAGGCATAGGATATATTAGTCCGctaaccaaacaacccctaCCTTTCACTTATGGTGGTAAGATTTCAgtaaataaacaagaaaatgaaagtaTTGtgcaaaccaaacgacccctacctttcattaattaatactccctccgtccctttttagttgtccactttagaaatggcacacagattaaggcaacaatgattagcatagtgaagttacaattttacccttatgacaacttttcacttcaaaattacaaccacttatttgaattcaagtgaaataaattggagggaaacaacatacacttttacaattttcaagaagtataaataagggtataataggaaaaaatttgttgttctttcttgatttgtcaaaatggacaactaaatagggacaactaaaaaaggaaatatggacaagtaaatagagaCGGAGGAAGTAATTAAGTGCTGAGAGTTCATGTACAAACACATTATGTACTAATTAGCTTGACTGCTTGATATAAACATTAAATACAAATAGTTTTTTACGCAATAATTATAAATTCGATAGTCATTCTCCATTGATTTTTTTCGGTCTTATATAGTTCCTAGCTCCTATATATACTTGGGAAAAAAAAGTTTACATGGTAATAAAttaaaggcttaagtcatccacggccccttaaagttgtccgcatatttcatttagacaccttaactaggactattacctattgaacacttaaattgttcaaaaaatgtacctattaaacacaaaatgctGATATggcaaaaaaagtg
This genomic stretch from Solanum stenotomum isolate F172 chromosome 10, ASM1918654v1, whole genome shotgun sequence harbors:
- the LOC125841509 gene encoding peroxisomal acyl-coenzyme A oxidase 1-like, with the translated sequence MEGVDYLADERKKAGFDVDEMKIVWAGSRHDFELTDRISKLVANDPGFSKEGRTMLPRKELFKNTLRKAAYAWKRIIELRLSQEEATMLRRYVDEPAFTDLHWGMFIPALKGQGTDKQQEKWLPLAYKMQIIGCYAQTELGHGSNVQGLETTATFDPQTDEFVIHSPTLTSSKWWPGGLGKVSTHAIVYARLITDGKDYGVNGFIVQLRSLEDHKPLPGVTVGDIGMKFGNGAYNSMDNGVLSFDHVRIPRDQMLMRVSQVTKEGKYVQSDIPRQLLYGTMVYVRQTIVSDASLAMSRAVCIATRYSAVRRQFGSQNGGQETQVIDYKTQQNRLFPLLASAYAFRFVGEWLKWLYTDVTQRLAANDFSTLPEAHACTAGLKSLTTSATADGIEECRKLCGGHGYLCSSGLPELFAVYVPACTYEGDNVVLQLQVARFLMKTVSQLGTGKKPVGTVSYMGRIEHLMQCRSDVKQAEDWLKPSAVLEAFEARSARMSVACAKNLSKFENQEEGFAELAADLVEAAVAHCQLIVVSKFIEKLQQNIPGRGIKQQLEVLCGIYSLFLLHKHQGDFLGTGYITSKQGSLANDQLRALYSQLRPNAISLVDAFNYTDHYLDSILGRYDGNVYPKLYEAAWKDPLNKSDIADGFHEYIRPLLKQQLRTAKL
- the LOC125843170 gene encoding peroxisomal acyl-coenzyme A oxidase 1-like — encoded protein: MEGIDYLAEERKKAEFNVDEMKIVWAGSRRAFEVSDYISKLVADDPGFSKEERTMLPRKELFKNTLRKSAYSWKHIIDHQLSEEEAERLRYFVDEPAFIDSHLGVFIPAIKGQGTKEQLKKWLPLAYKMQIIGCYAQTELGHGSNVQGLETTATFDPRTDEFVIHSPTLTSSKWWPGGLGKVSTHAIVYARLITDGKDHGINGFIVQLRSLEDHKPLPGITVGDIGTKFGNGAYNTMDNGVLRFDHVRIPRDQMLMRVAQVTKDGKYVQSDVPRQLLYVSMVYTPQALVTYASGALSRAVCIATTYSAVRRQFGSQNGGQEIQVINYKTQQSRLFPLLASAYAFRFVGEWLKWSYTDVTQRLQANDFSTLPELHATTAGIKSLTTTATADGIEECRKLCGGHGYLCSSGLPELYAVYVPACTFEGDNVVLLLQVARFLMKTVSQLSSGKKPMGTIAYMGKSEHFMQCHSDVEQAKDWLKPSAILEAFEARAARMSIACAQNLSKFENPEEGFQELAPDLVEAALAHSQLIVVSKFIEKLQQDIPGEGVKQQLEVLCSIYALFLLHKHHGDFLATGYITSKQGLFANEQLRALYTQVRPNAVSLADAFNHTDHFLGSILGRYDGNVYPKLYEAAWKDPLNESDVPDGFDEYIRPLLKQQLQTARLWKINLSYKLI